GCCACAGGCCAGTTTGACCACTGGGAAGATGTCACAGAAGAAATAGTCCACCACATTAGACCCACAGTAGGGCAGCTGGAAGGTGAGTGTGGTGAGGATTGTGGCATGGAATGAGCTGGTAAACCAGGTGCCTGCTGCCAGCAGGCTGCACACTCGGCGGTTCATAATGATGGTGTATCGCAGTGGGTGGCAAATGGCTGCAAATCTGTCATACGCCATGACTGTGTAGAGCAGACATTCAGTGCTGCCGAGGAAGTGGTAGAAAAAAACCTGGGCCATGCAGCCTCCCAGGGAGATGACACGGTTCCCCAGCAGCAGGTTGGCCAACATCTTAGGGGTGCTGACAGAGGAGAAGCCGATGTCCAGCACAGACAAGTTGCACAGGAAGAAATACATGGGAGTGTGAAGGCGGGAGTCGGACAGCACTGCCACGAGGATTAGCAGGTTTCCAGCCAGGGTGCAGAGGTAGAAGATCAAGAACACCACGAAGAGCACCATTTCCTGCCCCTGGGTGTGGGGGATGCCCAAGAGTATGAACTCTGTGACTGAGGTATGGTTCTTTATCGCCATCCACCTTCGGTTTTATCCTGTAAAGGGGAGAAAATGCACAAAATGAATGACTGGAGGGATAACGTTTTGCCACTGGCTGCCATTTTAGTCACAAAGTTGGACTCtacttgtttggtttgtttggattttttgttttgttttgttgggggtgATACTTGgatgtgcttagagcttactcctagttctgtgctcagagatcactcctggcaggctcgggggatcatataggatactaagatcaaacctaggtaagccacgtattgctctggccctagtagCGGTCTATTTTCAGGTTTGTGGAGTATTCCTTTATCTTCCTATCACAGTTAGAGAATTTAAAATTCCATACATTTATTAGACAAGTCTAAACTTTCATTCTCCTAATGTTTAAGAAGCCTTCTCTAGTAAATATTTTAGCACTTCAAATTAACTATTATTTTGGATCAGCTTGGGTAGTTTGTAGTTTTCAAGAAATTGtacaaaagaaattttgtttcttttaaaattctaaatttatattaatgGTTGTCCCACCAAATAGTTGGGTATATCTACATTAGAGCTCCTGTTTCATTTCTGGTACTGAtacctttttttctcttgtttcttcTCAGTCTTGGATCACTTCTATTTACCTTTCAAAACAATATTGTAGTTTCATTGACTttcttattttcatgttttaaattttatttatttctgctcttacAAGCCCCATTTCTTTAcgttttttctttacttaaatgGGAATAATTGTGCCTTTTTTCTAGACTGAGGCAAAGCAGATTGTAGATTTGAGACCATTAGgaataaactaaaaatacaagTAGTTACTATTATAAAACTCTCcctgaaaactttaaaatattttctaatacatAAGCAATATTTTCCCTGTACACTTTACCAATAGACTAGAAGCACAttactttctaaatatttataaatttatgaataattttctggttttgatttgcaatttTATCTATACAGTCAGAGAAAtactttctaaaattaaatttaaaaaaatcatacagAAAGAGGACCATTAGACAGCCAAATATATAGACTTTATACAGAATAAATCTTACATAATTAAATCTGAAAGGAACAAAAACATTATCTCTATTATTTATGCTTCAAATCTTATATGAAATAATGAAGTTCAAGAGGAAAAATATTGCCCAGTGCCATAGATTCAGAATCCTAATTTGGATCTATGATATAACTCAGAATCAGCTGATACTATTACCTGACTTCACTTAAGCACAGTGagaacattcacacacacacacacacacacacacacacacacacacacacacacacacttttctgtGAGCGGGGGTAACTTTATTCATGTTCTTGTATTTTGAAGGGAGCTCAACTGTGAATTAATATCTGTCCAGACACCCCCAGAGAAAAGATGTGTGATATGACATCTTAAATGAAGATGATCGCAGTAAGGTAAAACAGGCAAAATTTCTCTTcctcaaaagaaattttataactgGTCCACTTAGAGTAAATAGTGGAAGGAGGTGGATGTTAAGGACAAAAGAGAGACTCAGCAGAAAGAGGAGAGAGCAATGAAGAAAGATGGCTAAATGCaagtagcaatagcacagttgagGCTTACAGGCTTCAGGCAGGAGTATTCTGGGCCACATCAAATGCAGGTTTATTCTTATCTGTCTGCTGTTGCCACTGTGGGTGTTTTTCTGGATCACCTTTCTTAGGAAGGCTTCTCTGGACTGGCTTGTTCTGAGAGACTTGAAATTTGTGAAGTTTCTAGTTTTTCTGCCTGTCAACTTCTCAGTTGCTGTGCAGATGAGCTTCCAGTCCAGACTCCATGGTGCTGGGGCCAGGCTGCAGGCACTGGCGCCTGCTCTGTGAGCAGACACAGAGGCTTAAAGGGAGTCGGAGGCCCTAAGGGACCCAAATCCTTGAAGTCTGCTCTGAGTCCCTAAGGTTCAGCAGCAGAAACATCACTTACTCATTAATTGTTTGGGAAACTGATACTCTTTACCTTCAAGAATAGGACCTAGTACACAAGATGATGAAATATTTCCCTAGACCCATGTATAAGTGCTCTTTAGTCCCTAGAGAATAGTTGACTTATTATCTCTAAGTGATGCTTCCTAAGTTTATTACTAACACTAACAACTGTGAATGATTGGCTCTTATCTAATCTAACTTGTTTATGATTAACTTGTATGAGAATTGAAGTGTAAATCTTGAACGATAATATTTAAGTTGAAATCCCATGTATACAATAATGGATACATAGGAATCAATAAGTTGCTTAAATTGAGGGTCACGTttcttagaaaatggaaaatacatctcatattttaattaattttcaaatatacctCTGCAGACTTTAAAGGTAGCACTACTGATGATTTTTAAATAACTCCTGCTGACGAATTACTCTTATTGGGAGTTCTAGATTACCggcatttttattgagaatagtGCATGCGCTATAAAAGTGATCTTTTCAAATCATATACTTCagtgatttttaataaattttagctATGCAACAatctaccattttttaaaaaatcctcatTCTCCATGGTTTTGCTGAATCTATCCTTTGCCCCAGGAATCcactactttctttctttatcaatTTTTCATCGCTAGATAattcatacaaataaaattacatatccTGCTGCTTTAAATTGGCATAATGTTTTCAAGTTTTAAGCACATTGTCACAGATGTCAGGATTTCATTCTCTTTTATGATTAAAAATCTACTGTATAGATATCTCATTATCAGTTTATTCATGCCATCTGTTCATTAGTTTATGGTCATATGGGTTATTTCTACATCCAATTAGTGATAAcagtaaaaattatattcaattatttGTGGAATATGCTTTAAATCATGTATGTATATAACCAGAGAAAAGATATTGGATCTAgacagcaattttttttaaagaaacacttcacttcttttttatttatttatttatttttttttttggtttttgggtcacacctggcagcactcaggggatactcctggctccaggctcagaaattgcccctagaaggctcgggggaccatatgggatgccgggattcgaaccaccatccttctgcatgcaagatgctgtgctatctctccggcccaagacagtaatatttttaattatttattcaagtatattattaaagaaaatgtattgttGACATAAcagatcataatatatttgtttcacgATGACAGaaacaaagttattaagaaatagaaatataacagagaattaaaaaatggaaaaaagaggagagagttcattagtagttatatttgtgaaaattatcgtatcaccaataaagtcattaatgcaatagctgaaggtttagtatgctcccatttttttcctcAGACATGGAAAAACACTACAAAAAAagatgtgtctgtatgtgtgtgtgtggggtgataATCGTTTgagtaggcacagcaaaatatggaagacatTGGAAATAAATACCTTTGgtctaaaaaacagggagatcttacccccaaagcaccttggcataagaccaactcaaggctccaggcatactcatttgtccaaccccctagtcattctcagtggtcagctcttaagtctcacagttgttgcttttgagtttctgtagttatagatcctgggtTCTGTACAGGCCCTGTGTCAAAGACCAGGTGATGTGTTCCATCTCTCCATCActtaacattgcagagaatctTGTCCTAAAAGACAACTATTGCTGTTGCCTGTTTATtagggtgatataagaactgttttttGAAGTTAGTCAATGCTGTGGAGGtagtagggccttccttggtagaatttatgttcctggtgctggtatgggaaaccatgtttgtttctatAGGTGGTATCCtcagttcaggggtgaatagtcaatgtcaagtcaactggagtctaagccaagtcattatgcctaGTGTCTAAGTTGTAATGTCCTACTGCAGTATAAacatttttgtgttcccatctctattagataagaatatgtttgcaactgttaacttttcccattttgatgtgcctatgcaaaaagggaaaATGTCACAGGGAGTTACTAGTGGGTTTGGGGGTGCTGAGAATCAAGACCAACAGTCCCCAGAGCATTTTGTTTACATGAATtctgaacagagatttgtctactaGTACACAGTAATACTAGTATATATAGTGGAGTATATAGTATACTAGTATACTACTAGTATATTGAATGGATAGTATATTGAAAggatagagcaggggtctcaaactcaatttacctgggggcctcaggaggcaaagttggggtaaggcagggccgcataagggatttcacaaaaataagTCCTCAGACGTCATTAtgaacagttttaattatttcttctgaacatgaatagaacattgagtgaagattatgaacagttcttctgaacatggcatctattgcctattccttgctgccagagacttgacagcacttcttctcacaaatatgaaccatatttggctttagagaggaagcagttgagaccctcaatatggcttgaagatgatcatcattaagtctagacctgtactctGACTTATAAAAGTTTAATgtgaagaataacttttcacacaaatatgtgctccccaaaaggcacatggtgtgcttgaacattcgggaaagctcagggaaactgggggcaattctctcaaaaattgcccatgcatgtctgcttttacaCTAATCTccttgaacttggctttgagatcagagttgcattgcaggtcaatgagctccatttgaagcacaggaggggccaTCTTGCACATAAAGGAAAAGGGATCCTCAAAATTTTGAAAGTGGCTCTGTGTTTTTTTGAAGTCTGAAATCTGTGatgaaatttcttctctagcttaaaaatagcatcaatatatttctccagcactgaatggtatgcctgtatccacaagttccttgcatgctggggaaatggcaaaggtttgtctgagagagctgggattttcataacacaagttttgtggagaatgctctcacgttgtcataggcagcactgataaaatgccccaggccttgtaacatcttgtttagtacattcagcttatgtgtgatgtcaacaagaaaagctaagtccatgagccatttgtgattactcaactcagaaacagcattcccatcgttctccatgaaggctttcacttctctcaactcaaaaaatcttttcaggacatttcccctgctgaaccaacatacctcggtgaaatagagcacatctccatattctggctccatttcctctaaaaaaaaaatcacagaacatCCTGTGCTTTAAAcctctggatctgatttggttgatgcatttcacagcaacagacatcacattgtcaacatggcaggcatttactgcaaagggcctgctgatgaataatgcagtgaagagcaatggcctacTCTATAcgctcctcttcaagttttttttttttgaacgaGTGCCACccgtccatttttcctccctgtcattgatggctctccatcggttattatttcaacaaacctctttccatggcaaacctgcattctcaatggcaatcacacagatgctgaaatatctcattagcggtggtctggccatgccattggaattattgtgagcagctcctctgtcaattcaaaattgcaatcaacaccatggacataaattgtgaactgtgcagtgtctgttatatctatgCCCTGGTCAAGAACAATTGAGTATGCattaaaacatttggctttctcacacagttgatgataaatgtcacttgacatgtcagaaatgctctctgccacagtgttggcagaaaggctgattttgctaaactgacctttcttttctggacagacaATACCTGCAGCCTGtaatatgcattttttaacaaactctccttctgtgaatggtttccctgccttagcaatcatctcactaaccatgtaactgcttcgactgatgcaacattctctttggttgctttcttgaagaaatcttgttgcctcattagacatgctttaacaCTGGCAACccgctctctcatttccttcatattttgcacattcctcagcatgtttagttgaataatggcatttcaagttgtattccttgtgcactgcaactttctctgagcaaataagacatgcagggatgcccctgtgctcaacaaagaaatatggcgtctcccacttttcctgaaattgtctgtgctcatcatcaatctttctcttcactgcaggctttgatgaagtcatgatgaaggtgtGAACAAAATCAATTCTGTAATAACTTTAccatctctcccttctctcccttaggcctccgataatgcaagggacagagggcagaagcaagcagaaatgacgtctgagccaggcgcaaagtattcgcgattatttgcttacaaatattcacaataaaaatcgcataagtaagaaaaaatcgcaaaatatcgcattaaacatttgcatactaagctcatcactctttgtggtgagcttcctacagGTGAGCTGGGAActctccagctcttttctcttctgtgtcctgaaaattattattgcaagaatgtctttcatttttctttaaaaccatagatgagtgaggccattctgcaatttttctctttctctctgacttatttaactcagcctaataactacattttgaactgtcctaataatgagaatgtatgagggaaatggaaagcctgttttgagtacaggcaggggtcgggtggggaggagggagatttgggacgttggtgatgggaatacgttgtactggtgatgggtggcgttctttacatgactgaaacccaaacacaatcatgtatgtaatcaaggtttttaaattaaaaaaaatatatatataaagaaaatgagcaCTGAAGGAAACATCTAGATTGAATTAgaaattttcttctaattatttGTACTATATGATCCTTTTCAAAAATTATGGTTTATCATAAAATtccaataaaatatttgcatgaaaatattgaatataatataaaattaaatctgaAAACCAGTCTGCAGTTAATAAAAGTTTGCAtgtaatacaataaaaaaaaacctttgcatATACCAAACAGAACtactcggggtatgcaaatatttaatacgattttttcttactaatgcgatttttattgcaattatttattaagcgaataatcgcaaatactgcaatatttgaaggccagccatgggccacaaaatgttgtatggagggccgcaatgGCCCACGAGTctcgagtttgaaacccctgggaTAGAGGAAATTGCCGCCGTATGACAAGCTATTTGATaatggttatgcctattaaagagatgtatctaaaagaaatattcaaagaaatttaTATGTCCCTCTTTTTTGAAAACGACAGGAAGGGGTAAGATCTGGGGTGCACCTTCAATGTGTGGTTTGGTTTTGAGCAGTCTAGGGAGGATGGCTCCAGCATTTCCCATAAAAGGAAATGTCCTCCAACaacaactgaacaggtcttctggaaacataatgaaagactctatcctaggcctttatcctaggatcagtgcaaaaaccaagaccaccaactataggagactgattaaaacaacagtggatggaacagaacttctagaaccagtAAAGAAAGACTACATCATAGGCCTCAACTTTGACATATGcagataccaaaatctctagaaacagaggtctgattttatcatccatgatggaacaGAAGTGTTTTCCATACACCATAAAAAGGACCTAAGGGAAAGCAAATAACCATATATGGAGTCGGTAGATATTCCCATGACAGAATACTTCAAGACAGAGAAACcgtgtatctattaggccaagggaattccctttctaatttccccaatatttactgtgcctatgcaggaaaaaaacatagcacaaaataatttggtgggtttgttattgttgttgctgtttgtgtgtgtgtgttttgttttgtttttatttcaggaccgaggtTAGTGCAtgatgtttgtctttattgctgtggtgcgtttttgaattttttgtttcattttttttgtattattgatgtgtttctcttcctttttaccttcttttctcattaatatttatagcctttagaaggactccacccatttttgcttgcttgattattaccaccattttatttatttattttctttttcttttcctcaaacagaaccacatatcttgaaccaacttgttccacctttcaatttgagggggaaacaatggagggcaccaaggaccaaacagttgtatgaatcactaagtagtaataaaaatgattgaacttaaataccaaacccaatctaacgacaacagaattcgatacccaatctacaacaaggtagccacagaggggaccacttatactagcagcccagggggtaaggggAGGGGAATataggatgtatgctgggaacaggggtggagggaggacatcttttggtggtgggaattcccctaatccaatgtcaatatgtacctaaaatattactgtgaaagatatgtaatccactttggtcaaaataaaaaattattataaaggaaaaaaaaggaaatgtcctcaagtggGAAATTtctcaggaatcaaatctggtagACAGCAAAAGTCCACGGTACAGGGAGGTGAAGGCAGAGGGATCACCAAGAGAAAATCAGTAGCAGCAGACTGTTGGTCTCTTTCTTACGCTGAGAATctagaccaggggtggcgaacacgcagctctcAAGCTGcatgcagctcccggccaaaatgaatacAGACTCTtcgcctcttatcattattttgtatacaaaCTTTGCCAAGTTTGAATTTTGTTGTGCTTCTTCGGagaagggacctctgaggagagatctccgagtgtgT
The sequence above is a segment of the Suncus etruscus isolate mSunEtr1 chromosome 8, mSunEtr1.pri.cur, whole genome shotgun sequence genome. Coding sequences within it:
- the LOC126015786 gene encoding olfactory receptor 958-like; the encoded protein is MAIKNHTSVTEFILLGIPHTQGQEMVLFVVFLIFYLCTLAGNLLILVAVLSDSRLHTPMYFFLCNLSVLDIGFSSVSTPKMLANLLLGNRVISLGGCMAQVFFYHFLGSTECLLYTVMAYDRFAAICHPLRYTIIMNRRVCSLLAAGTWFTSSFHATILTTLTFQLPYCGSNVVDYFFCDIFPVVKLACGNTIIIETVSFTNIGLVPMTCFLLILASYVRIVVAILRMHSAEGRRKAASTCASHLAVVTLFFGPCALIYTQPSLSEVLVTPVQIFGNVVTPMLNPTIYTLRNKDVKGALKKLAGSQEISEGH